The Porites lutea chromosome 11, jaPorLute2.1, whole genome shotgun sequence genome includes a region encoding these proteins:
- the LOC140952728 gene encoding kelch-like protein 28 has protein sequence MEDLKSICEVEQNSFCVELLKRLNLQRNQNYLCDITLVAKEGNEFRAHKNVLSAASPFFVKLLQSEMREKDEGVIRFEDISELILADVLEFIYTGSVEINETNATDLIIAAEYLLIEGLKIKSGRFLEQQITSSNCISTFRFAEKYRCEELVANSTKFILDNFASVAESEEFLNQKAEEVEKWISNDEIRLAAEEDVLRIILNWIEHDKSERKRKFKMLFGQVRLVLLSRDSLLTVVTHELVREDPDCLTKVLDAIDVVRTASEDTKNESPRKRLETHAIVVGGGHLFFCYLPEKDSWKTLSYLTQQRNNIRLNTTMINFHDQLYTFHGYQFQRYDPVFNIWTTLDIDSSYSIKYVGVCRGQIYAIHIDNSKSTGKTSTVKNFNVESYSWQTVHSSNLGCRYDSCIVAAGNCLYVLGGRVLEDLTTNTYSNPEYVTVSERFDTIGHQWEQIADMQHERGYAFGVAFRGQIFVAGGKDRSGQVLRSCEVYNISTNEWQFIESLNVGRVSGSMVSVNGTIYVLGGSGYLGRDEYTVEVYDPVVNRWNQKTTIPVETISEKHRSAFKGCALKLSRGVLGKIK, from the coding sequence ATGGAGGATTTAAAATCAATATGTGAAGTTGAACAAAATTCTTTCTGTGTGGAATTACTCAAGCGACTCAACTTGCAACGAAACCAGAATTATTTGTGCGACATAACCTTGGTGGCGAAAGAAGGAAACGAGTTCAGGGCTCATAAGAATGTGCTGTCGGCGGCGAGTCCGTTCTTCGTGAAACTTCTTCAGAGCGAGATGAGAGAGAAGGACGAAGGAGTCATTAGGTTTGAGGACATCTCAGAGTTGATCCTTGCAGATGTTTTGGAGTTTATCTACACAGGAAGTGTCGAGATAAATGAAACGAATGCCACTGATCTGATTATTGCGGCGGAATATTTACTCATTGAAGGGTTGAAAATCAAATCAGGGCGTTTTCTTGAGCAACAAATTACTAGCTCAAATTGTATTTCAACTTTTCGCTTCGCTGAGAAGTATCGATGTGAAGAATTAGTTGCTAATAGTACAAAGTTCATACTCGACAACTTCGCCTCCGTAGCAGAATCAGAGGAATTCTTAAACCAAAAGGCGGAAGAGGTTGAGAAGTGGATTTCAAATGACGAGATTCGTTTAGCAGCTGAAGAAGACGTCCTCAGAATCATACTAAATTGGATCGAGCACGACAAAAGCGAGCGAAAAAGAAAGTTCAAAATGCTTTTTGGGCAAGTTAGACTAGTTTTACTATCGCGTGACTCTTTGCTGACTGTCGTTACGCACGAACTGGTTCGAGAAGACCCTGATTGTTTGACGAAAGTATTGGACGCCATAGATGTAGTTCGTACCGCAAGCGAGGATACTAAAAATGAGTCACCAAGAAAAAGGCTTGAGACACACGCTATTGTGGTCGGCGGAGGGCATCTTTTTTTCTGTTACCTTCCAGAGAAAGACTCTTGGAAAACTTTGTCCTATCTCACACAGCAGCGAAATAACATCCGCCTGAACACGACGATGATAAACTTTCATGACCAGTTGTATACCTTTCATGGCTATCAATTTCAAAGATATGACCCTGTTTTTAACATTTGGACGACCTTGGACATAGATAGTTCCTATAGTATAAAATATGTGGGTGTTTGCAGAGGACAAATCTATGCCATACACATTGATAATAGTAAATCTACCGGTAAAACATCCACTGTGAAAAACTTTAATGTGGAATCGTACTCATGGCAGACTGTTCACTCCTCCAATTTGGGCTGCAGGTATGACTCTTGTATTGTTGCAGCTGGAAACTGTCTTTATGTTTTAGGTGGAAGAGTATTAGAGGATTTGACAACGAATACGTATTCAAACCCAGAGTATGTTACAGTGTCTGAAAGATTCGACACTATTGGACATCAGTGGGAGCAAATTGCAGATATGCAGCATGAAAGGGGCTATGCATTTGGTGTAGCTTTTCGTGGACAAATTTTCGTCGCAGGAGGGAAGGACAGGAGCGGACAAGTTCTTCGTAGTTGTGAGGTGTACAACATCTCCACGAATGAATGGCAGTTCATTGAAAGCTTAAATGTTGGACGTGTGTCTGGAAGCATGGTGAGTGTAAATGGAACAATTTATGTGCTAGGTGGTTCCGGTTATTTAGGACGAGATGAATACACAGTTGAAGTCTATGATCCAGTGGTGAACAGGTGGAACCAAAAGACAACCATACCGGTAGAAACAATCTCTGAAAAACATAGGTCAGCTTTTAAAGGCTGTGCACTGAAACTCTCCAGAGGAGTCCTTGGTAAAATAAAATAG